A single region of the Streptomyces virginiae genome encodes:
- a CDS encoding serine/threonine-protein kinase encodes MSELTGSGAEPLEAEDPRRIGSIPLAGRLGAGGMGRVYLGVREGRYVAVKQLLASVVGEDQDFLRRFGHELDNLARLPADATAPLLDSDRTATPPWFATAYIPGLTLREAVELHGGPLPARALWLLLREAASGLAAVHALDMVHRDVKPSNVMLTLDGLTLIDFGVARAAEQSRLTVTGMVVGTPAYMAPEQASGRKRLSGATDVFALGSVLAYAACGRPPFGDESGHGVLYRIVHEEPDLEPLRELEPDLAELVAACLDKDPEGRPTAAELLERARAHDPFTDPLWPEAVTGCLAERAAFAAHVREPDVPTVPLTGEKAEAEPEPAKEPASAAPAPPATVRPERTERRRRTRVLLAVLPVVVVAGGTTLAVQHLPYTSAPQAGAGSSPSAPVTAPADPPASTAGGNPSGTAAPAQPPAQDPGQAGTGTPPAGAVGGVGGAAPGTGTGPGGGSGGAQPGSGGAGNSGSAGNPANAGGSGSTRPSNGGTSTAPTTAAPPAPPASGTYRFRNGDNSKCITQIFGASDYGDCADASARWTVQSRPDGSFKLVNQRGGGCLYANMLGQAVYVGDCSTNGTTQLWRTGSGGSLRNDFSGGCLDLGMSGGLVTNTCGGEASQRWTRQA; translated from the coding sequence GTGTCTGAGCTGACGGGGAGCGGGGCCGAGCCGCTGGAGGCGGAGGACCCACGCCGGATCGGGTCGATCCCGCTCGCGGGCCGGCTCGGGGCCGGCGGCATGGGGCGTGTCTACCTCGGGGTCCGCGAGGGTCGGTACGTCGCCGTCAAACAGCTGCTGGCCTCGGTCGTCGGTGAGGACCAGGACTTCCTGCGCCGCTTCGGGCACGAGTTGGACAATCTCGCCCGGCTGCCCGCCGACGCCACCGCCCCCCTGCTCGACAGCGATCGCACCGCCACTCCCCCGTGGTTCGCCACCGCCTACATCCCCGGGCTCACCCTGCGGGAGGCCGTCGAGCTGCACGGCGGCCCGCTGCCCGCGCGGGCGCTGTGGCTGCTGCTGCGGGAGGCCGCGTCGGGGCTGGCCGCGGTGCACGCGCTGGACATGGTGCACCGGGACGTCAAGCCGTCCAACGTCATGCTGACCCTCGACGGTCTCACGCTCATCGACTTCGGTGTGGCCCGGGCCGCCGAGCAGAGCCGGCTGACCGTGACCGGCATGGTCGTGGGGACACCCGCCTACATGGCGCCCGAACAGGCCTCGGGTCGAAAGCGGTTGAGCGGCGCCACCGATGTCTTCGCGCTGGGCTCCGTACTCGCGTACGCGGCCTGCGGCCGGCCGCCGTTCGGCGACGAGTCGGGACACGGGGTGCTGTACCGCATCGTCCACGAGGAGCCCGACCTGGAGCCGTTGCGGGAGCTGGAGCCGGACCTCGCCGAGCTCGTCGCGGCCTGCCTCGACAAGGACCCCGAGGGCCGTCCCACCGCCGCCGAACTCCTGGAACGCGCCCGCGCGCACGACCCGTTCACCGACCCGCTGTGGCCGGAGGCCGTCACCGGGTGCCTGGCCGAGCGGGCCGCCTTCGCCGCGCACGTGCGGGAGCCCGACGTACCGACGGTCCCGCTCACGGGGGAGAAGGCGGAAGCCGAGCCGGAGCCCGCGAAGGAGCCGGCCTCGGCGGCCCCGGCGCCCCCGGCCACGGTCCGGCCGGAACGGACCGAGCGGCGCCGCCGGACCCGCGTCCTGCTCGCCGTCCTGCCCGTCGTCGTGGTCGCGGGCGGTACGACCCTCGCCGTCCAGCACCTGCCGTACACCTCCGCGCCGCAGGCCGGGGCCGGGAGCTCCCCGTCCGCCCCGGTGACGGCGCCGGCCGACCCACCGGCGTCGACGGCGGGCGGCAACCCCTCGGGTACGGCGGCACCCGCGCAGCCACCGGCCCAGGACCCGGGACAGGCCGGGACGGGCACTCCCCCGGCCGGGGCCGTGGGGGGCGTGGGCGGCGCCGCCCCCGGGACCGGCACCGGTCCCGGGGGCGGCTCCGGCGGTGCGCAGCCCGGCTCGGGCGGCGCCGGGAACTCCGGAAGTGCCGGCAACCCCGCGAACGCGGGCGGTTCGGGCAGTACGCGCCCCTCCAACGGCGGGACGTCCACGGCGCCCACCACCGCGGCGCCCCCGGCTCCTCCCGCCTCCGGCACCTACCGCTTCCGCAACGGCGACAACAGCAAGTGCATCACCCAGATCTTCGGCGCCTCGGACTACGGCGACTGCGCGGACGCGAGCGCCCGGTGGACGGTCCAGAGCAGGCCGGACGGCAGTTTCAAGCTCGTCAACCAGCGGGGCGGCGGCTGCCTGTACGCCAACATGCTCGGCCAGGCGGTCTACGTCGGCGACTGCTCCACCAACGGCACGACGCAGCTGTGGCGTACGGGGTCGGGCGGCAGCCTCCGCAACGACTTCAGCGGCGGCTGTCTCGACCTGGGCATGAGCGGCGGCCTGGTGACCAACACATGCGGCGGGGAGGCGTCGCAGCGCTGGACGAGGCAGGCCTAG
- a CDS encoding sensor histidine kinase: MWSPLLRFLAASGKAAVLLRSLAACVLLAAAWADVRAGAFTGSVSPGLLALSAVLVGVALVPLPLCEEPRPFVYVGGAAATASLVCSAALRLGHDAAGAPSAHPAFEPVALLVVLAFVTRRGPAASGAPVALLLAAAVVLRPLSTGVREDSLIVALGLTLATVLVAGASVTARLVVAVRRQRAHRTRLEQRIELARDLHDYVAHHVSGIVVQAQGARAVAARRPDLVPPALQRIEETGAETLASMRRMVAGLTAGESDAAPTAPAGMDDLRALVRGFALNGVPAHLTEEGPTDTVPPEVAATLHRVTVESLTNIREHARHCRHVSVHVRVRPHEAAVRITNDGTGPRASLTGYDLKGLGERVTLAGGTFRAEATAEGDWQVRARMPLTTPRPA, encoded by the coding sequence ATGTGGTCTCCTCTCCTCCGCTTCCTCGCCGCTTCCGGCAAGGCGGCGGTCCTGCTGCGGTCCCTCGCAGCCTGTGTGCTCCTGGCCGCGGCCTGGGCGGATGTACGGGCCGGGGCGTTCACCGGATCGGTGTCTCCCGGCCTGCTCGCGCTGTCGGCCGTCCTCGTGGGCGTCGCCCTCGTTCCGCTGCCCCTGTGCGAAGAACCTCGGCCGTTCGTCTACGTCGGGGGCGCCGCCGCCACGGCCTCGCTGGTCTGCTCGGCGGCCCTGCGGCTGGGTCACGACGCCGCCGGCGCCCCGTCCGCCCACCCTGCGTTCGAACCGGTCGCCCTGCTGGTGGTGCTGGCCTTCGTCACCCGGCGCGGCCCGGCGGCCTCCGGCGCTCCGGTCGCCCTGCTGCTGGCGGCGGCCGTCGTCCTGCGTCCCCTGTCCACCGGCGTGCGGGAGGACAGTCTGATCGTGGCTCTCGGCCTCACCCTGGCCACCGTCCTGGTGGCGGGGGCGAGTGTGACCGCCCGGCTCGTGGTGGCGGTCCGGCGGCAGCGCGCCCACCGCACCCGCCTCGAACAACGGATCGAGCTGGCCAGGGATCTGCACGACTACGTCGCCCACCACGTGAGCGGCATCGTGGTGCAGGCACAGGGCGCCCGGGCGGTCGCCGCCAGGCGGCCCGACCTGGTGCCGCCCGCGCTGCAGCGCATCGAGGAGACGGGCGCCGAGACCCTCGCGTCCATGCGACGGATGGTCGCCGGCCTCACGGCCGGCGAGAGCGACGCGGCGCCGACCGCGCCCGCCGGTATGGACGACCTACGAGCCCTGGTGAGGGGGTTCGCCCTGAACGGGGTACCGGCGCACCTCACCGAGGAAGGGCCGACGGACACCGTGCCGCCCGAGGTGGCCGCGACCCTGCACCGGGTGACCGTGGAGTCCCTCACCAACATCCGCGAGCACGCCCGGCACTGCCGCCACGTCAGCGTCCATGTGCGCGTCCGTCCCCACGAGGCAGCCGTACGGATCACCAACGACGGGACGGGCCCTCGGGCCTCCCTCACGGGCTACGACCTCAAGGGCCTCGGCGAACGCGTCACGCTGGCCGGCGGCACCTTCCGGGCCGAGGCCACCGCCGAGGGCGACTGGCAGGTCCGGGCCCGGATGCCGCTCACCACCCCTCGCCCGGCCTAG
- a CDS encoding Pls/PosA family non-ribosomal peptide synthetase — protein MAVTPEHGELTLLDDGETLEETGKSARFTAGPAAPTRTLVDIFEATVRTYPDELALDDGTTRLTYRALAVEVERRRRALAAAGVGLGDRVGVRVPSGTNELYVAVLAVLAAGAAYVPVDAEDPDERADLVFGEAGVRAVLGGGQRIHAGSAPESGARAAASRPGPEHDAWIIFTSGSTGKPKGVAVSHRSAAAFVDAEAALFLTEEPIGPGDRVMAGLSVAFDASCEEMWLAWRYGACLVPVPRSQVRSGADLGPWLVEQEITVVSTVPTLAALWEPEALNEVRLLIFGGEACPPELTQRLVTEGREVWNTYGPTEATVVACAALLTGEEPIRIGLPLNGWELAVVDESGEPVPMGGSGQLVIGGVGLARYLDPDKDAEKYAPLETLGWQRAYRSGDLVRAEPEGLVFLGRADEQIKLGGRRIELGEVDAALQALPGVAGAAAAVRTARSGNQLLVGYLVTQDGWDHAAAVTRLRAELPAALVPLLAPVAELPTRTSGKVDRAALPWPLPDLETSGPTEQLYGTEAWLAEQWGEALGVTVTSAADDFFAIGGGSLAAAQLTTRLRTRYPSAAVLDIYQQPTLRKLARHLEKSAQGDGEARTVAPVPLRSQVTQSLLLIPLFTLVGLRWTVALLALGNVLHHFGPFPWAPTASWWLVAAGALLLFSPPGRLAIAAGGARLLLRGVRAGRHPRGGSVHLRLWTAERLAECVRATSLTGSWLERYGRALGAKIGPEVDLHSLPPVTGMLKLGRGCAVESEVDLTGHWLDGDHLEIGAIKVGAGAVVGTRSILFPGARVGKRAEVAPGSAVVGQIPTGQRWAGAPAGKLGKAKHNWPGERPPRGLFWRAAYGAAGFGLTALPVLAALPALLVVSRFVPADAGLTEALRGTLLAVVPAALAYGFAYAALLLVSVRLLSLGLRTGTHPTHSRVGWQAWTVTQLMDLSRETLFPLYAGLITPVWLRLLGMKIGRGAEVSTVLALPSLTTVGEGAFLADDTLTAPYELGGGWMRIGHSEIGRRAFLGNSGMTAPGRSVPDDGLVGVLSATPKKAKKGSSYLGLPPVRLPRSTADSDQSRTYEPPARLLWARGLVELCRLVPVFCSAALAVLTGAALCALITGGGPGIWGAALLSGAVLLIAGTAACAVAVTAKWLLVGRHRTGEHPLWSGFVWRNELADTFVEVLAVPWLAGSVPGTPVLALWLRALGGRIGRGVWCESYWLPETDLVVLGDGVSVNRGCVLQTHLFHDRILRTDTVVLREGATLGPGGIVLPGSTVGARSTLGPASLVMAGESVPADTRWLGNPIEAWRS, from the coding sequence ATGGCAGTCACACCTGAGCACGGTGAACTCACGTTGCTCGACGACGGGGAGACGCTGGAGGAGACCGGCAAGTCGGCCCGCTTCACCGCCGGGCCCGCCGCCCCCACCCGCACCCTCGTCGACATCTTCGAGGCGACCGTACGGACCTACCCCGACGAGCTCGCCCTCGACGACGGAACCACCCGATTGACCTACCGGGCCCTGGCCGTCGAGGTCGAGCGCCGGCGCCGGGCCCTCGCCGCCGCCGGGGTAGGACTCGGCGACCGGGTCGGCGTCCGCGTGCCGTCCGGGACCAACGAGCTGTACGTGGCCGTCCTCGCCGTCCTCGCCGCCGGCGCCGCCTACGTACCCGTCGACGCCGAGGACCCGGACGAGCGCGCCGACCTGGTCTTCGGCGAGGCCGGGGTCCGCGCGGTCCTCGGCGGCGGACAGCGCATCCACGCCGGCAGCGCACCGGAGTCCGGCGCCCGCGCCGCCGCCTCCCGCCCCGGTCCCGAACACGACGCGTGGATCATCTTCACCTCCGGCTCCACCGGCAAGCCCAAGGGCGTCGCCGTCAGCCACCGCAGCGCCGCCGCCTTCGTGGACGCCGAAGCCGCCCTGTTCCTCACCGAGGAGCCCATCGGCCCCGGCGACCGCGTCATGGCAGGACTCTCCGTCGCCTTCGACGCCTCCTGCGAGGAGATGTGGCTGGCCTGGCGCTACGGCGCCTGCCTCGTGCCCGTACCCCGCTCCCAGGTCCGCAGCGGCGCCGACCTCGGCCCCTGGCTCGTGGAGCAGGAGATCACCGTGGTCTCCACCGTGCCGACCCTGGCCGCGCTCTGGGAGCCCGAGGCGCTCAACGAGGTCCGCCTCCTGATCTTCGGCGGTGAGGCCTGCCCGCCCGAACTCACCCAGCGCCTGGTCACCGAAGGCCGCGAGGTCTGGAACACGTACGGCCCCACCGAAGCCACCGTCGTCGCCTGCGCCGCCCTGCTGACCGGCGAGGAACCGATCCGCATCGGCCTCCCGCTGAACGGCTGGGAACTGGCCGTCGTCGACGAGTCCGGCGAGCCGGTACCCATGGGCGGCAGCGGCCAGCTCGTGATCGGCGGCGTCGGCCTCGCCCGCTACCTCGACCCCGACAAGGACGCCGAGAAGTACGCCCCGCTCGAAACCCTCGGCTGGCAGCGCGCCTACCGCAGCGGCGACCTCGTACGCGCCGAACCGGAAGGCCTCGTCTTCCTCGGCCGCGCCGACGAGCAGATCAAGCTCGGCGGCCGCCGGATCGAACTGGGCGAGGTGGACGCCGCCCTCCAGGCCCTGCCCGGCGTCGCGGGCGCGGCCGCCGCCGTCCGCACCGCCCGCAGCGGCAACCAGCTGCTCGTCGGCTACCTCGTCACCCAGGACGGCTGGGACCACGCCGCCGCCGTGACCCGGCTGCGCGCCGAACTCCCCGCCGCCCTCGTACCGCTGCTCGCACCCGTCGCCGAACTGCCCACCCGCACCTCCGGCAAGGTCGACCGCGCCGCCCTGCCCTGGCCGCTGCCAGACCTGGAGACCTCCGGCCCCACCGAGCAGCTCTACGGCACCGAAGCCTGGCTCGCCGAGCAGTGGGGCGAAGCCCTCGGCGTCACCGTCACCAGCGCCGCCGACGACTTCTTCGCGATCGGCGGTGGCAGCCTCGCCGCCGCCCAGCTCACCACCCGGCTACGCACCCGCTACCCGAGCGCCGCCGTCCTCGACATCTACCAGCAGCCCACCCTGCGCAAGCTCGCCCGCCACCTGGAGAAGTCCGCCCAGGGCGACGGCGAGGCCCGCACCGTCGCACCGGTCCCGCTGCGCTCCCAGGTCACCCAGTCGCTGCTGCTGATCCCCCTGTTCACCCTGGTCGGCCTGCGCTGGACGGTCGCCCTGCTGGCCCTGGGCAACGTCCTGCACCACTTCGGGCCCTTCCCATGGGCGCCCACCGCCTCGTGGTGGCTCGTCGCCGCCGGAGCCCTGCTGCTCTTCAGCCCGCCCGGCCGCCTCGCGATCGCCGCCGGCGGCGCCCGCCTCCTGCTGCGCGGCGTCCGCGCCGGACGCCACCCGCGCGGCGGCAGCGTCCACCTGCGGCTCTGGACGGCCGAACGGCTCGCCGAATGCGTCCGCGCCACCTCCCTCACCGGCTCGTGGCTGGAACGCTACGGTCGAGCCCTCGGCGCCAAGATCGGCCCCGAGGTGGACCTGCACTCCCTGCCCCCGGTCACGGGCATGCTCAAACTCGGCCGCGGCTGCGCCGTGGAGTCCGAGGTGGACCTCACCGGCCACTGGCTCGACGGGGACCACCTGGAGATCGGCGCGATCAAGGTCGGCGCGGGCGCGGTGGTCGGCACCCGCAGCATCCTCTTCCCCGGCGCGCGCGTCGGAAAGCGCGCCGAGGTCGCCCCCGGCTCCGCCGTCGTCGGACAGATCCCGACCGGCCAGCGCTGGGCCGGCGCACCCGCCGGGAAGCTCGGCAAGGCCAAGCACAACTGGCCGGGGGAACGCCCGCCGCGCGGACTCTTCTGGCGGGCCGCCTACGGAGCGGCCGGCTTCGGCCTCACCGCCCTGCCCGTCCTCGCCGCCCTGCCCGCCCTGCTCGTCGTCAGCCGCTTCGTCCCCGCCGACGCCGGGCTCACCGAAGCACTGCGCGGAACGCTCCTCGCCGTGGTGCCCGCGGCGCTCGCCTACGGCTTCGCGTACGCGGCCCTGCTCCTGGTCTCCGTACGCCTGCTCAGCCTCGGCCTGCGGACCGGAACCCACCCGACGCACAGCAGGGTCGGCTGGCAGGCCTGGACGGTCACCCAACTGATGGACCTGTCCCGCGAGACGCTCTTCCCGCTGTACGCCGGGCTGATCACCCCGGTGTGGCTGCGGCTGCTCGGCATGAAGATCGGCCGGGGCGCCGAGGTGTCCACCGTGCTCGCCCTGCCCAGCCTCACCACCGTCGGCGAGGGCGCCTTCCTCGCCGACGACACACTGACCGCCCCCTACGAGCTCGGCGGCGGCTGGATGCGCATCGGACACTCCGAGATCGGCCGCCGCGCCTTCCTCGGCAACTCCGGCATGACCGCCCCGGGCCGCAGCGTGCCGGACGACGGACTCGTCGGCGTCCTGTCCGCCACCCCGAAGAAGGCCAAGAAGGGCAGCTCCTACCTGGGACTCCCGCCGGTCCGACTGCCCCGCTCCACCGCGGACTCGGACCAGAGCCGCACCTACGAGCCCCCGGCGCGGCTGCTGTGGGCACGCGGCCTCGTCGAGCTGTGCCGGCTCGTCCCGGTGTTCTGCTCGGCCGCCCTGGCCGTGCTGACCGGTGCGGCGCTCTGCGCCCTGATCACGGGCGGCGGTCCGGGGATCTGGGGAGCCGCGCTCCTGTCCGGAGCGGTCCTGCTCATCGCCGGTACGGCCGCCTGCGCGGTCGCGGTGACCGCCAAATGGCTGCTGGTCGGCCGGCACCGGACGGGGGAGCACCCGCTGTGGAGCGGCTTCGTATGGCGCAACGAACTGGCCGACACCTTCGTGGAGGTGCTGGCCGTGCCGTGGCTGGCCGGATCGGTCCCCGGCACACCGGTGCTCGCCCTGTGGCTGCGCGCGCTCGGCGGCCGGATCGGCCGGGGCGTGTGGTGCGAGAGCTACTGGCTCCCCGAGACGGACCTGGTGGTGCTCGGCGACGGAGTCAGCGTCAACCGCGGCTGTGTGTTGCAGACACACCTCTTCCACGACCGGATCTTGAGGACGGATACTGTGGTGCTCCGCGAGGGCGCCACCCTGGGCCCGGGCGGAATCGTCCTGCCCGGGAGCACGGTAGGGGCCCGCAGCACCCTGGGTCCCGCATCCCTCGTGATGGCCGGGGAATCCGTCCCCGCCGACACCCGCTGGCTGGGCAATCCCATCGAGGCGTGGCGGTCCTGA
- a CDS encoding M1 family metallopeptidase has protein sequence MSGQRTEPSDPYFPANGDSRYRVHRYELALEYRPGPNRLAGTARLSAIAGRAPLAEFHLNLAEFRIGRVLVNGRAPQYSHRGGKLRIRPAKPLPAGSAFTVEVHWAGNPKPVRSPWGGIGWEELTDGALVASQPVGAPSWYPCNDRPADKASYHISVNTPSPYTVVAGGRLLTRTTKASTTTWVYEQSAPTSSYLVSLSIGMYQTVLLGDPGLGGVPQSAHVPAHLLPSFSRDFARQPAMMALFEELFGPYPFGEYVVVVADEELDVPVEAQGLSTFGVNHVDGVRGSERLIAHELAHQWFGNSVTIADWRHIWLNEGFAKYAEWLWSERSGGRTAHELATAAHRLLASQPRDLRLADPGRKLMFDDRLYQRGGLTLHAIRCALGDNAFFRMLRDWATVHRHGVVSTTGFTQHVARYTAEPLDELFHTWLHAPALPPLPVPPRPPIPARPGYPPTNGGSKGGRGKASA, from the coding sequence GTGAGCGGCCAGAGAACAGAGCCATCGGACCCGTACTTCCCGGCCAACGGCGACTCCCGTTACCGAGTGCACCGGTACGAACTCGCTCTGGAGTACCGTCCCGGGCCCAACCGGCTCGCGGGCACGGCGCGGCTCAGCGCGATCGCCGGGCGGGCGCCGCTCGCCGAATTCCACCTGAACCTGGCCGAATTCAGAATAGGTCGGGTCCTGGTGAACGGCCGGGCGCCGCAATACTCCCACCGCGGCGGCAAACTGCGCATCCGCCCGGCCAAGCCGCTGCCCGCCGGCTCCGCCTTCACCGTCGAGGTGCACTGGGCGGGCAACCCCAAACCGGTGCGCAGCCCCTGGGGCGGCATCGGCTGGGAGGAACTGACCGACGGCGCGCTGGTGGCCAGCCAGCCCGTCGGCGCGCCCTCCTGGTACCCGTGCAACGACCGGCCCGCCGACAAGGCCTCGTACCACATCTCGGTCAACACGCCGTCCCCCTACACGGTCGTGGCCGGCGGCCGGCTCCTCACGCGCACGACGAAGGCCAGCACGACCACCTGGGTCTACGAGCAGTCCGCGCCGACCTCCAGCTACCTGGTCAGCCTGTCCATCGGCATGTACCAGACGGTGCTCCTCGGCGACCCCGGCCTCGGGGGCGTACCGCAGAGCGCGCATGTGCCGGCGCACCTGCTGCCGAGCTTCTCCCGCGACTTCGCCCGGCAGCCCGCCATGATGGCCTTGTTCGAGGAGCTCTTCGGGCCCTACCCCTTCGGCGAGTACGTGGTGGTCGTCGCCGACGAGGAACTGGACGTCCCCGTGGAGGCACAGGGCCTGTCCACCTTCGGCGTCAACCACGTGGACGGCGTCCGTGGCTCGGAACGCCTCATCGCCCACGAACTCGCGCACCAGTGGTTCGGCAACAGCGTGACCATCGCCGACTGGCGGCACATCTGGCTCAACGAGGGCTTCGCGAAGTACGCCGAATGGCTCTGGTCGGAACGCTCCGGCGGCCGCACCGCGCACGAGCTGGCGACCGCCGCACACCGGCTGCTGGCCTCGCAACCACGGGACCTGCGGCTGGCCGACCCCGGCCGCAAGCTGATGTTCGACGACCGCCTCTACCAGCGCGGCGGCCTCACCCTGCACGCGATCCGCTGCGCGCTGGGCGACAACGCCTTCTTCCGCATGCTGCGCGACTGGGCCACGGTGCACCGCCACGGGGTGGTGTCCACCACGGGTTTCACCCAGCACGTCGCCCGCTACACGGCCGAGCCGCTGGACGAGCTGTTCCACACCTGGCTGCACGCCCCGGCCCTGCCGCCCCTGCCTGTGCCGCCCCGGCCCCCGATACCGGCGAGGCCCGGCTACCCGCCGACGAACGGCGGCTCCAAGGGCGGCCGGGGCAAAGCCTCCGCCTAG
- a CDS encoding helix-turn-helix domain-containing protein → MLPETTFRSAELAPADRFESWRDLMSQTHAPMEMHSEYAADFWVNQRVISLGGITVYPMECRPLTFRRTSKLIARSDPEHFHLSLIKRGAGAVTLGKDTVVHGVFDIHTSDTSRPFDISSGPHPVEIIGVEVPKALLPLPPQTAGRVIGRRISAREGMGALLATFLDQVTKDSRSYGAADGPRLSGVLADLIASLFAGVLEADRSLTPETHRRALALRVMAFIGDNADDPLLDVPAIAAAHHISVSYLHRVFQQEGDGATVAAFLQGRRLARARQDLADPLHQGVPVHVIGARRGFRHASAFSRAFREAYGLPPAAFRGQARTEDLAGADAS, encoded by the coding sequence ATGCTGCCCGAGACAACCTTCCGCAGCGCGGAACTAGCGCCCGCCGACCGTTTCGAGAGCTGGCGGGACCTGATGTCGCAGACGCACGCGCCCATGGAGATGCACAGTGAGTACGCCGCCGACTTCTGGGTGAACCAGCGCGTCATCTCGCTCGGCGGGATCACGGTCTATCCGATGGAATGCCGCCCCCTGACCTTCCGGCGCACATCGAAGCTGATAGCGAGGTCGGACCCCGAGCATTTCCACCTCTCGCTGATCAAGCGCGGGGCGGGAGCGGTCACCCTGGGCAAGGACACCGTGGTGCACGGTGTGTTCGACATCCACACCAGTGACACGTCACGGCCGTTCGACATCAGTTCCGGCCCGCATCCCGTCGAGATCATCGGGGTCGAGGTACCCAAGGCGCTGCTGCCGCTGCCCCCGCAGACCGCCGGCCGGGTCATCGGCCGGCGCATCTCGGCCCGCGAGGGAATGGGGGCTCTGCTGGCCACCTTCCTCGATCAGGTGACCAAGGACAGCCGGTCCTACGGGGCGGCCGACGGCCCGCGCCTGAGCGGCGTACTGGCCGATCTCATCGCCTCGCTCTTCGCCGGCGTCCTCGAAGCGGACCGGTCCCTGACCCCGGAGACGCACCGGCGCGCCCTGGCGCTCCGTGTGATGGCCTTCATCGGGGACAACGCCGACGATCCGCTGCTGGACGTCCCCGCGATCGCCGCCGCCCATCACATCTCCGTCAGCTATCTCCACCGGGTGTTCCAACAGGAGGGGGACGGGGCGACGGTCGCGGCCTTCCTTCAGGGCCGGCGGCTCGCGCGGGCCCGCCAGGACCTCGCGGACCCGCTGCACCAAGGGGTGCCCGTGCACGTCATCGGCGCCCGGCGGGGCTTCCGGCACGCGTCCGCGTTCAGCCGGGCGTTCCGCGAGGCCTACGGCCTGCCGCCCGCAGCCTTCCGCGGGCAGGCCCGGACGGAAGACCTGGCCGGGGCGGACGCCTCCTAG
- a CDS encoding Fur family transcriptional regulator, which yields MSDLLERLRGRGWRMTSQRRVVAEVLDGDHVHLTADEVHARAARRLPEISRATVYNALGEVVEVTTDGRAKRYDPNAHHPHQHLVCSACGLIRDVHPTDDPLAGLPADERFGFAVSGVEVTYRGLCPDCA from the coding sequence ATGAGTGACCTGCTGGAGCGTTTGCGCGGGCGTGGTTGGCGGATGACGTCGCAGCGGCGCGTGGTCGCGGAGGTCCTCGACGGTGACCACGTGCACCTCACGGCGGACGAGGTGCACGCCCGCGCGGCGCGGCGGCTGCCGGAGATCTCCCGGGCGACCGTCTACAACGCCCTGGGCGAGGTCGTGGAGGTGACGACCGACGGCCGGGCCAAGCGCTACGACCCCAACGCGCACCACCCCCACCAGCACCTGGTGTGCTCGGCCTGCGGACTCATCCGCGACGTCCACCCGACGGACGACCCGCTGGCCGGCCTCCCGGCGGACGAGCGCTTCGGCTTCGCGGTGTCCGGGGTCGAGGTCACCTATCGGGGGCTGTGCCCGGACTGCGCGTAG
- a CDS encoding VOC family protein has protein sequence MVSVVQNVAIDCSDAYELARFWSEVTGRPLHPQAEPGDHETVVMLAEGPLLYFNQVPEPKTVKNRIHLCLRPTTSREEEVERLLKLGATLVVDRRQPDGSGWAVLADPEGNEFCVLRGESDHAATS, from the coding sequence ATGGTCTCAGTGGTGCAGAACGTGGCGATCGACTGTTCGGATGCGTATGAACTGGCTCGGTTCTGGAGCGAGGTGACCGGTCGCCCGCTGCATCCGCAGGCCGAACCGGGCGACCACGAGACCGTGGTGATGCTCGCGGAGGGCCCGCTGCTGTACTTCAACCAGGTGCCGGAACCGAAGACCGTCAAGAACCGGATCCACCTGTGCCTGCGCCCGACGACCTCCCGCGAGGAGGAGGTCGAGCGGCTGCTGAAGCTCGGAGCCACCCTCGTCGTCGATCGCCGACAGCCCGACGGCTCGGGCTGGGCGGTGCTCGCCGACCCCGAAGGCAATGAATTCTGCGTCCTGCGCGGCGAGTCCGATCACGCCGCGACGTCCTGA